A single genomic interval of Daucus carota subsp. sativus chromosome 1, DH1 v3.0, whole genome shotgun sequence harbors:
- the LOC135148292 gene encoding putative F-box protein At5g62660 — translation MTTLSDLPDHLLLCQIFTRLPVKFLIVLTSVCKSWLALISSRFFVEAHLSRFHMNPDNHQLLLHHPFSRNIIISPVNFFGNPHSSMIPIPATEDLIDTSGSGISRNLWSSSQDFLNSMHTFVGSVNGLVCSSRPPLRPTNVTIWNPATHRCKNISVPRIDIKYVWSILVGFGFNFVVNDYKIVCIYELGLELQNPSYRFRLYSCKDNSWKELKPNFPLQLIFVECVVVKANPYWMCLCNQRRNEFWVKVDVKTEEIQMFKGPEYVKKDTTSSSNMALGDFVAQAVCSPGAQANDMIHIYTLEENAGVWMRMYSFGLPGVQRPVGT, via the exons ATGACAACTCTGAGCGATCTCCCTGATCATCTCCTCCTGTGCCAAATCTTCACCCGCCTTCCAGTGAAGTTCCTAATCGTCCTCACCAGCGTCTGCAAGTCCTGGCTGGCATTGATCTCGTCTCGATTCTTCGTCGAAGCTCATCTCTCTCGGTTTCATATGAATCCAGATAACCATCAGCTTCTTCTCCACCACCCTTTCAGTAGAAATATCATCATTTCACCAGTCAATTTCTTTGGAAACCCTCACAGTTCTATGATCCCAATTCCTGCAACTGAAGACCTAATTGATACAAGTGGTTCGGGCATCTCAAGGAATTTGTGGTCGTCAAGTCAAGATTTTCTGAATTCGATGCATACATTTGTGGGATCCGTTAACGGGCTCGTATGTTCCTCTAGACCACCTCTCAGGCCTACTAATGTGACTATTTGGAACCCTGCAACTCATAGATGTAAGAATATCTCGGTGCCCCGTATTGATATTAAATATGTGTGGAGCATCCTAGTTGGTTTTGGATTCAATTTTGTTGTAAATGATTATAAGATTGTCTGCATCTATGAACTTGGACTTGAGCTGCAGAATCCGTCATATAGGTTTCGATTGTATTCATGTAAGGATAATTCTTGGAAAGAATTGAAGCCTAATTTTCCATTGCAATTGATTTTTGTTGAGTGCGTGGTTGTCAAGGCGAATCCTTACTGGATGTGTCTTTGTAATCAACGTCGGAATGAATTCTGGGTGAAAGTTGACGTTAAAACTGAGGAAATCCAAATGTTCAAGGGGCCTGAGTATGTTAAGAAAGACACTACTTCTAGCTCTAATATGGCGCTAGGTGATTTTGTTGCACAGGCAGTGTGTTCACCTGGTGCTCAAGCAAATGACATGATTCATATTTACACTCTCGAGGAAAATGCCGGTGTTTGGATGAGGATGTACAGCTTTGGATTACCTGGGGTGCAGAGGCCT GTAGGGACATGA